The Bombus terrestris chromosome 9, iyBomTerr1.2, whole genome shotgun sequence genome contains a region encoding:
- the LOC100643772 gene encoding uncharacterized protein LOC100643772 has protein sequence MERIKPVENVSKCIKTICPSPEELSVITNNVKCDKCGLVFKNGPRYRLHDLKVHQRKNLDKTIKENVQYHCPVESCIYALKAERHFSTMKYLKQHYLKVHAKKTYACTRCEKSFSTESAKEGHMRVCGIEFVCSCSKMYSSYEALLTHAKRSLHTINDKYKNSLRRTNSKTVRLILSSNQTEINKLITILPVNQNENKISNSNNNTMQKLTSDIGIQTDECKKNKRISSPLKYVNNSCYHNGKSGISKQTQTSIPQRIRQNVMSMETQTIQASQAFKNSLKLQKRGKNSVSQNSDYTLLKEDLNLSNFTASNLFPSSPLPLRHDDGLQDFWEDKSTSGTQTIPEKDMFEVLNDNVTQTEFETFYNHSTNPLIQCTPKSTVALMTLPYVEETSTVVEGYSFVSSNSISRSDPMLTDKTFDDKFSSIETQTEQAYSQSFFDSDPLTRSFALSSTIETQTTNNLDNMELLYSNTCTQTCNEMLPTDLGLSNIQTQTPWTQLEDTTVSAETQTKSLICETGCNISIGACRSWLSTQTSHTETQTDLLSIFEGLQ, from the exons ATGGAGAGGATAAAACCGGTAGAAAACGTTTCGAAATGTATCAAAACTATCTGTCCATCACCGGAGGAACTTAGTGTCATCACGAATAACGTAAAATGTGATAAATGTGGACTGGTATTTAAAAATGGGCCGAGATATCGGTTACACGACCTTAAAGTACATCAACGTAAAAATTTAgataaaacaataaaagaaaatgtacaatatCATTGTCCGGTAGAGTCTTGTATTTATGCTCTAAAAGCCGAAAGACATTTTAGTACTATGAAATATCTTAAACAG CATTATCTTAAAGTACATGCGAAAAAAACGTATGCATGTACTCGTTGCGAAAAAAGTTTTTCTACCGAATCAGCAAAAGAAGGCCACATGAGAGTATGTGGAATTGAATTTGTATGTTCTTGTTCAAAAATGTACAGCTCCTATGAAGCCTTGCTCACACATGCAAAACGATCTTTACATACAATAAAtgataagtataaaaattctTTGAG GCGCACAAATTCTAAAACAGTGAGATTAATTCTATCAAGTAATcaaacagaaataaataaactaattacaatattaccagtaaatcaaaatgaaaataaaatatccaattctaataataatacaatgcagAAACTTACATCAGATATTGGTATACAAACTGATGAAtgcaaaaagaataaaagaatatcaAGTCCATTAAAGTATGTTAACAATAGTTGCTATCATAATGGAAAGAGTGGAATATCTAAACAGACACAGACAAGTATCCCTCAAAGAATTAGACAAAATGTAATGTCTATGGAAACACAAACGATACAAGCTTCACAAGCATTTAAGAATTCGCTGAAGCTTCAGAAACGTGGAAAAAATTCTGTATCTCAAAATTCTGATTATACATTGTTAAAGGAAGACCTTAATCTTAGCAACTTTACAGCTTCAAATTTATTTCCTAGCAGTCCATTACCACTTCGCCATGATGATGGATTACAAGATTTTTGGGAAGATAAGAGTACATCGGGTACTCAAACAATACCTGAAAAAGACATGTTTGAAGTTCTCAATGATAATGTTACTCAGACAGAGTTCGAAACATTTTATAACCATAGTACAAATCCATTGATACAGTGTACTCCGAAGAGTACGGTTGCTTTAATGACTTTACCTTATGTTGAAGAAACGTCGACTGTTGTTGAAGGATATTCCTTTGTATCCTCAAATAGCATATCACGATCAGATCCCATGCTTACAGACAAAACTTTTGATGATAAGTTTAGCAGCATAGAAACTCAAACGGAACAAGCTTATTCACAATCATTTTTTGATTCAGATCCATTAACTAGATCATTCGCTTTAAGTTCTACCATTGAAACACAAACTACAAATAATCTTGACAACATGGAactattatatagtaatacatgCACACAAACATGTAATGAAATGCTACCGACTGATTTAGGATTATCTAACATTCAAACACAAACACCTTGGACTCAACTCGAGGATACTACAGTTTCTGCTGAAACACAAACAAAGTCCTTGATATGTGAAACAGGTTGCAATATATCAATAGGTGCATGTCGTTCCTGGTTGAGTACTCAAACTAGTCACACTGAAACACAAACTGACTTACTTAGTATTTTTGAAGGTCTTCAATAA
- the LOC100650208 gene encoding uncharacterized protein LOC100650208, with protein sequence MMASRKKSNDSSRSVSKNARRHVGEVMFSSSSSSEEEVTTGCRSCRNTSKEYFARNRTETEPQTGQNTSRIEENPFSFKHFLKNGSQINYQNAGARPKVYSSPTQYNLEKSSAVYSRNPTELPDFVQDHLVIEQYYLNHEPKQQTISDVDNLPDFALNSVEQRQARLRNESKKNGSSASCDLSFDLTGNLDKAIPQRNQSLPNTSFAHLNLPGFARSSIGSTETSEPLGFPLDLPISTVEPDPESNVIIRDCSHSGASEPNVPKSLPDFLNDGPIHNRTTLSTESGSIPNSAETTERRLLLENERLRQELELAQKQINEKSEKIQLLESELVSRKEVDHEETIHLEKAMEQVEDNLKRSTRRAVNAESTISALKKEIKSLTTEISLLRLENKELRAGIAAGNTSEYGSSNMNQTAKRLAGDLRHAASSAEVSLRQLMSGVDNLRVLASVLENMNRIEDRTKDFLPDFDEDNAAGPAL encoded by the exons ATGATGGCGAGTCGTAAAAAAAGTAATGATTCGTCTCGATCCGTATCTAAAAATGCGAGGCGTCACGTCGGAGAGGTCATGTTTTCGTCATCTTCATCTTCTGAAGAAGAGGTAACAACGGGATGTCGGAGTTGTAGAAATACATCGAAAGAGTACTTTGCTAGGAATCGTACTGAGACAGAGCCTCAAACAG GGCAAAATACGTCGAGAATTGAAGAGAATCCCTTTAGCTTTaagcattttttaaaaaatggttcacaaataaattatcaaaatgCTGGAGCTCGTCCAAAAGTTTATTCATCTCCAACACAGTATAATCTAGAGAAAAGTTCGGCTGTTTATTCTCGTAATCCAACAGAATTACCAGACTTTGTGCAAGATCATTTGGTCATAGAACAATATTATCTAAATCATGAGCCCAAACAACAGACAATTTCAGATGTGGATAATCTTCCTGATTTTGCATTAAACAGTGTAGAACAGAGGCAAGCTCGACTTAGAAATGAATCAAAAAAGAACGGATCTAGTGCTTCATGTGATCTTTCGTTTGATCTAACTGGAAATTTGGACAAAGCAATACCTCAGAGGAATCAATCTTTACCAAACACAAGTTTTGCCCATTTAAATTTACCTGGTTTTGCTAGATCTAGTATAGGATCTACTGAAACTTCAGAACCATTAG GGTTTCCATTAGATTTACCAATATCTACAGTTGAGCCTGATCCTGAGTCGAATGTGATTATAAGAGATTGTTCTCACTCAGGGGCAAGTGAACCAAATGTTCCAAAATCTTTACCAGACTTTTTAAATGATGGTCCTATTCATAATAGGACAACATTATCAACAGAGTCTGGATCTATTCCAAATAGTGCAGAGACTACAGAAAGGAGG TTACTGCTGGAAAATGAAAGATTGCGGCAGGAATTAGAATTAGCTCAAAAACAGATTAATGAGAAATCGGAaaa GATTCAATTATTAGAATCAGAATTGGTATCTAGAAAAGAAGTGGATCATGAAGAGACAATCCATCTTGAAAAAGCAATGGAACAAGTTGAAGATAATCTAAAACGTAGTACA AGGAGAGCGGTAAATGCAGAAAGTACTATTTCAGCATTGAAAAAAGAGATTAAATCTTTAACG ACAGAGATATCGTTACTCCGTTTAGAAAACAAAGAGCTTAGAGCTGGGATTGCGGCGGGAAATACAAGCGAATATGGTTCTTCAAACATGAATCAGACAGCAAAAAGATTAGCAGGTGACTTGAGACATGCTGCCTCATCAGCAGAAGTGTCTTTAAg ACAACTAATGTCTGGCGTGGACAATTTAAGAGTACTAGCTTCAGTACTTGAAAATATGAATAGGATAGAAGACCGGACCAAAGATTTTCTACCAGATTTTGATGAAGATAATGCTGCTGGTCCTGCACTTTAA
- the LOC100646424 gene encoding calcium-transporting ATPase type 2C member 1 isoform X2, with translation MKDTASKKYEKLFEDNELDAATAATDKERNENVPVKEGKDQTSEMWLTTAEAASLGAEEVAARLHVDIRTGLWWQEADHRRQLVGFNEFRVKEEEPTWKKYLEQFKNPLILLLLGSAFVSVCMRQFDDAVSITVAIIIVVTVAFVQEYRSEKSLEELNKLVPPTCHCLREGCVETFLARNLVPGDVVYLNIGDRVPADIRIFEAIDLAIDESSFTGETEPAQKSTAPLLKTNGLTTKRNIAFMGTLVRCGNGKGIVVNTGEKSEFGEVFSMMQAEEAPKTPLQRSMDILGTQLSFYSFCIIGIIMLLGWIQGKAILEMFTISVSLAVAAIPEGLPIVVTVTLALGVMRMAKRKAIVKKLPTVETLGCVNVICSDKTGTITKNEMTVTILMTSEGYIADVTGAGYNDKGEVRIRKCDNMDLARTAISNMLEVGCVCNNAILQNDTLLGQPTEGALIAVAMKYGMYGVADRYLRLQEYPFSSEQKMMAVKCTPKYGENKQEIYFVKGALDKILPLCTKYSINGQVHSLNQKKDEEFLTEAYDIGQQGLRVIGLARGTSLQDLMYVGLVGICDPPRPHVRESITTLINSGVKVKMVTGDAKETASAIASMIGLDVLHSRLISGDEIDLMSEHQLEQCINSVSVFYRVTPKHKLCIVKALQREGNIVGMTGDGVNDGVALKKADIGIAMGKNGTDVCKEAADMILVDDDFETIIAAIEEGKGIFHNIRNFVRFQLSTSIAALSLIALATLMGIPNPLNAMQILWINIIMDGPPAQSLGVEPVDKDVLKQKPRNTKEPMITRQLIINVLLSATIIIIGTLWVYNNEMTTDGNTARDTTMTFTCFVFFDMFNALSCRSQTKSIFTIGLFSNKMFLVAVTLSVIGQMLVIYFPPLQRVFQTEALSAADILVLVGITSSVFIISEIKKLIERQLYNLRAGTRYHNKSEMDFV, from the exons ATGAAAGACACAGCGAGTAAGAAATACGAAAAACTTTTCGAAGATAATGAACTTGATGCTGCCACCGCAGCTACTGACAAGGAACGCAACGAAAATGTACCGGTGAAAGAG gGGAAAGATCAAACATCAGAAATGTGGTTAACAACAGCTGAAGCAGCCAGCCTTGGCGCTGAGGAAGTAGCAGCTAGATTACATGTTGATATAAGAACAGGTCTTTGGTGGCAGGAGGCTGATCATCGAAGACAATTAGTCGGCTTCAATGAGTTCAGAGTTAAAGAGGAGGAACCAACATGGAAAAAGTATCTTGAACAG TTTAAAAATCCTTTAATTCTGTTACTTCTTGGTTCTGCCTTCGTCAGTGTATGTATGAGGCAATTTGATGATGCAGTCAGTATTACAGTG GCTATCATAATAGTGGTGACAGTTGCTTTTGTACAAGAATATCGTTCTGAAAAATCCttagaagaattaaataaaCTGGTGCCACCAACTTGTCACTG cTTAAGAGAAGGCTGCGTAGAAACATTTCTCGCTCGCAATTTAGTTCCTGGTGATGTAGTTTACTTAAATATTGGTGATAGAGTACCTGCAGATATCAGGATATTTGAAGCAATAGATTTAGCAATTGATGAGAGTAGTTTTACTGGAGAAACTGAACCAGCACAAAAATCAACAGCCCCATTACTTAAAACTAATGGATTAACAACAAAGAGAAATATTGCGTTTATGGGTACATTAGTGCGTTGTGGCAATGGAAAA gGTATAGTAGTGAATACAGGAGAAAAGAGTGAATTTGGAGAAGTTTTCTCAATGATGCAGGCCGAAGAAGCTCCAAAAACACCACTTCAAAGAAGTATGGATATTTTGGGTACTCAATTATCCTTTTACTCATTCTGCATTATTGGTATTATCATGCTTCTTGGCTGGATCCAAGGCAAAGCTATACTCGAAATGTTTACCATCAGTGTGAGTTTAGCAGTAGCAGCTATACCAGAAGGTTTGCCTATTGTTGTAACTGTGACCTTAGCATTGGGTGTTATGAGGATGGCTAAAAGAAAAGCCATTGTGAAGAAATTACCAACAGTGGAAACATTGG GTTGTGTAAACGTGATATGTTCTGATAAAACTGGTACTATTACGAAGAATGAAATGACTGTAACCATTCTGATGACATCAGAAGGATATATAGCCGACGTTACTGGAGCTGGTTATAATGATAAAGGAGAAGTACGAATTCGAAAATGTGACAACATGGATCTTGCACGTACCGCTATCAGCAACATGTTGGAAGTAGGATGTGTTTGCAACAATGCTATACTGCAAAATGATACTTTACTTGGTCAACCAACGGAAGGTGCGTTGATAGCGGTGGCAATGAAATACGGAATGTACGGAGTTGCTGATAGATATCTACGATTACAAGAATATCCATTTTCATCCGAACAGAAAATGATGGCTGTAAAATGTACTCCCAAATACGGAgag AATAAgcaagaaatatattttgtaaaaggTGCTTTGGATAAGATTTTACCGTTATGTACCAAGTACTCTATCAATGGTCAAGTACATTCTTTGAATcaaaagaaagacgaagaatTTTTAACAGAAGCTTATGATATTGGGCAACAAGGATTAAGAG tAATTGGATTGGCACGTGGTACATCGTTGCAAGATCTAATGTATGTTGGTCTCGTTGGTATATGCGATCCTCCACGACCACACGTTCGTGAATCTATAACGACTCTTATAAACAGTGGTGTTAAGGTAAAAATGGTTACTGGCGATGCCAAAGAAACTGCATCCGCAATAG caaGTATGATTGGGTTAGATGTACTTCATTCGCGACTAATCTCTGGAGATGAGATTGATTTAATGTCCGAACACCAGCTAGAGCAATGTATCAATAGCGTTAGTGTATTTTACCGGGTTACGCCTAAGCACAAATTGTGTATCGTAAAAGCCTTGCAGAGGGAAGGAAATATAGTGGGCATGACAGGAGATGGTGTAAATGATGGAGTTGCTTTGAAAAAAGCAGACATAGGCATAGCCATGGGTAAAAATGGTACCGATGTTTGTAAAGAAGCTGCGGACATGATTTTGGTGGATGACGATTTTGAAACTATTAT tGCTGCAATTGAGGAAGGAAAaggaatttttcataatatacgAAATTTTGTAAGATTTCAATTAAGTACTAGCATAGCTGCTCTATCTTTAATCGCACTTGCCACTTTGATGGGTATACCAAATCCGTTAAATGCAATGCAAATTCTAtggattaatattattatgGATGGACCACCTGCTCAAAG tCTTGGCGTTGAACCAGTTGACAAGGATGTCTTAAAACAAAAACCACGCAACACGAAAGAACCAATGATCACTCGACAGCTTATTATTAATGTGTTGTTATCggctactattattattattggtacTTTGTGGGTTTATAATAACGAG ATGACGACTGATGGTAACACTGCAAGGGATACAACCATGACATTTACATGTTTCGTTTTCTTCGATATGTTTAATGCTCTAAGCTGTAGATcacag ACCAAATCAATATTTACTATTGGTTTATTTAGTAACAAAATGTTCCTGGTAGCCGTAACATTATCAGTAATAGGACAGATGCTAGTGATCTACTTTCCACCGCTACAACGAGTTTTCCAAACCGAAGCTCTTTCGGCAGCAG ATATCTTGGTTCTTGTTGGAATCACGTCAAGCGTTTTCATAATTAGcgagataaagaaattaatagaaaggCAGCTGTATAACCTACGAGCAGGTACACGATATCATAATAAATCCGAAATGGATTTTGTATGA
- the LOC100646424 gene encoding calcium-transporting ATPase type 2C member 1 isoform X1, which translates to MWLTTAEAASLGAEEVAARLHVDIRTGLWWQEADHRRQLVGFNEFRVKEEEPTWKKYLEQFKNPLILLLLGSAFVSVCMRQFDDAVSITVAIIIVVTVAFVQEYRSEKSLEELNKLVPPTCHCLREGCVETFLARNLVPGDVVYLNIGDRVPADIRIFEAIDLAIDESSFTGETEPAQKSTAPLLKTNGLTTKRNIAFMGTLVRCGNGKGIVVNTGEKSEFGEVFSMMQAEEAPKTPLQRSMDILGTQLSFYSFCIIGIIMLLGWIQGKAILEMFTISVSLAVAAIPEGLPIVVTVTLALGVMRMAKRKAIVKKLPTVETLGCVNVICSDKTGTITKNEMTVTILMTSEGYIADVTGAGYNDKGEVRIRKCDNMDLARTAISNMLEVGCVCNNAILQNDTLLGQPTEGALIAVAMKYGMYGVADRYLRLQEYPFSSEQKMMAVKCTPKYGENKQEIYFVKGALDKILPLCTKYSINGQVHSLNQKKDEEFLTEAYDIGQQGLRVIGLARGTSLQDLMYVGLVGICDPPRPHVRESITTLINSGVKVKMVTGDAKETASAIASMIGLDVLHSRLISGDEIDLMSEHQLEQCINSVSVFYRVTPKHKLCIVKALQREGNIVGMTGDGVNDGVALKKADIGIAMGKNGTDVCKEAADMILVDDDFETIIAAIEEGKGIFHNIRNFVRFQLSTSIAALSLIALATLMGIPNPLNAMQILWINIIMDGPPAQSLGVEPVDKDVLKQKPRNTKEPMITRQLIINVLLSATIIIIGTLWVYNNEMTTDGNTARDTTMTFTCFVFFDMFNALSCRSQTKSIFTIGLFSNKMFLVAVTLSVIGQMLVIYFPPLQRVFQTEALSAADILVLVGITSSVFIISEIKKLIERQLYNLRAVRLLTAACLGISVTARQYFQFAER; encoded by the exons ATGTGGTTAACAACAGCTGAAGCAGCCAGCCTTGGCGCTGAGGAAGTAGCAGCTAGATTACATGTTGATATAAGAACAGGTCTTTGGTGGCAGGAGGCTGATCATCGAAGACAATTAGTCGGCTTCAATGAGTTCAGAGTTAAAGAGGAGGAACCAACATGGAAAAAGTATCTTGAACAG TTTAAAAATCCTTTAATTCTGTTACTTCTTGGTTCTGCCTTCGTCAGTGTATGTATGAGGCAATTTGATGATGCAGTCAGTATTACAGTG GCTATCATAATAGTGGTGACAGTTGCTTTTGTACAAGAATATCGTTCTGAAAAATCCttagaagaattaaataaaCTGGTGCCACCAACTTGTCACTG cTTAAGAGAAGGCTGCGTAGAAACATTTCTCGCTCGCAATTTAGTTCCTGGTGATGTAGTTTACTTAAATATTGGTGATAGAGTACCTGCAGATATCAGGATATTTGAAGCAATAGATTTAGCAATTGATGAGAGTAGTTTTACTGGAGAAACTGAACCAGCACAAAAATCAACAGCCCCATTACTTAAAACTAATGGATTAACAACAAAGAGAAATATTGCGTTTATGGGTACATTAGTGCGTTGTGGCAATGGAAAA gGTATAGTAGTGAATACAGGAGAAAAGAGTGAATTTGGAGAAGTTTTCTCAATGATGCAGGCCGAAGAAGCTCCAAAAACACCACTTCAAAGAAGTATGGATATTTTGGGTACTCAATTATCCTTTTACTCATTCTGCATTATTGGTATTATCATGCTTCTTGGCTGGATCCAAGGCAAAGCTATACTCGAAATGTTTACCATCAGTGTGAGTTTAGCAGTAGCAGCTATACCAGAAGGTTTGCCTATTGTTGTAACTGTGACCTTAGCATTGGGTGTTATGAGGATGGCTAAAAGAAAAGCCATTGTGAAGAAATTACCAACAGTGGAAACATTGG GTTGTGTAAACGTGATATGTTCTGATAAAACTGGTACTATTACGAAGAATGAAATGACTGTAACCATTCTGATGACATCAGAAGGATATATAGCCGACGTTACTGGAGCTGGTTATAATGATAAAGGAGAAGTACGAATTCGAAAATGTGACAACATGGATCTTGCACGTACCGCTATCAGCAACATGTTGGAAGTAGGATGTGTTTGCAACAATGCTATACTGCAAAATGATACTTTACTTGGTCAACCAACGGAAGGTGCGTTGATAGCGGTGGCAATGAAATACGGAATGTACGGAGTTGCTGATAGATATCTACGATTACAAGAATATCCATTTTCATCCGAACAGAAAATGATGGCTGTAAAATGTACTCCCAAATACGGAgag AATAAgcaagaaatatattttgtaaaaggTGCTTTGGATAAGATTTTACCGTTATGTACCAAGTACTCTATCAATGGTCAAGTACATTCTTTGAATcaaaagaaagacgaagaatTTTTAACAGAAGCTTATGATATTGGGCAACAAGGATTAAGAG tAATTGGATTGGCACGTGGTACATCGTTGCAAGATCTAATGTATGTTGGTCTCGTTGGTATATGCGATCCTCCACGACCACACGTTCGTGAATCTATAACGACTCTTATAAACAGTGGTGTTAAGGTAAAAATGGTTACTGGCGATGCCAAAGAAACTGCATCCGCAATAG caaGTATGATTGGGTTAGATGTACTTCATTCGCGACTAATCTCTGGAGATGAGATTGATTTAATGTCCGAACACCAGCTAGAGCAATGTATCAATAGCGTTAGTGTATTTTACCGGGTTACGCCTAAGCACAAATTGTGTATCGTAAAAGCCTTGCAGAGGGAAGGAAATATAGTGGGCATGACAGGAGATGGTGTAAATGATGGAGTTGCTTTGAAAAAAGCAGACATAGGCATAGCCATGGGTAAAAATGGTACCGATGTTTGTAAAGAAGCTGCGGACATGATTTTGGTGGATGACGATTTTGAAACTATTAT tGCTGCAATTGAGGAAGGAAAaggaatttttcataatatacgAAATTTTGTAAGATTTCAATTAAGTACTAGCATAGCTGCTCTATCTTTAATCGCACTTGCCACTTTGATGGGTATACCAAATCCGTTAAATGCAATGCAAATTCTAtggattaatattattatgGATGGACCACCTGCTCAAAG tCTTGGCGTTGAACCAGTTGACAAGGATGTCTTAAAACAAAAACCACGCAACACGAAAGAACCAATGATCACTCGACAGCTTATTATTAATGTGTTGTTATCggctactattattattattggtacTTTGTGGGTTTATAATAACGAG ATGACGACTGATGGTAACACTGCAAGGGATACAACCATGACATTTACATGTTTCGTTTTCTTCGATATGTTTAATGCTCTAAGCTGTAGATcacag ACCAAATCAATATTTACTATTGGTTTATTTAGTAACAAAATGTTCCTGGTAGCCGTAACATTATCAGTAATAGGACAGATGCTAGTGATCTACTTTCCACCGCTACAACGAGTTTTCCAAACCGAAGCTCTTTCGGCAGCAG ATATCTTGGTTCTTGTTGGAATCACGTCAAGCGTTTTCATAATTAGcgagataaagaaattaatagaaaggCAGCTGTATAACCTACGAGCAG TTCGTTTACTTACGGCAGCGTGTCTTGGCATTTCGGTGACAGCAAGGCAATACTTTCAATTTGCAGAACGATAA
- the LOC100644370 gene encoding transmembrane protein 145 encodes MFNILSFFFMLFNFLLTYSETKILQGHLVTRENWAFLARFCFLTQQGTFRYEFELGGKEQDLKILLYYDAPDQWPSVYPSNKTCIEKEAILWDGIGQIVPLSTLTSEQSGCVEKEETTVQCSSHRRFRSSRPRWWFIALADCSSKTGLNVSYWISLTNAPHGHFWKEHFSADEFYILPELITIACIYVILVILSFYIAIQLRARRLLHVSYKIFIASLLCQLVGILFEIYSYINLGLRGIPTQNAYLLGQLLEACSDVLYTVLMLLLALGFTVTKSVLTARQTRWLICFICLISFCQFSLYIYQSDVFDPGLVLYIYESPPGYGLIILKLIAWIIFSLRCFKTVRKMSTKLHFYGSLFSLGSAWFLCHPLTVLCITLLVDEWVRESVAKGCLLWTIFMGHIMFLYITRPSMANKRFPFHIRTCQVMPVGGEGQDHSYEPHVRTTSSAFTISHLTPSTLQY; translated from the exons ATGTTTAACATATTGTCATTcttttttatgttatttaattttttattaacatacTCAGAGACCAAAATTCTTCAAGGACACCTTGTAACACGTGAA AATTGGGCATTTTTAGCAAGATTTTGCTTCTTAACGCAACAAGGCACGTTTCGGTACGAATTCGAATTGGGAGGCAAAGAACAAGATTTAAAAATACTATTGTATTATGATGCGCCTGATCAATGGCCAAGCGTTTACCCTTCGAATAAAACATGCATAGAAAAAGAAGCTATACTTTGGGACGGAATTGGTCAAATAGTACCATTATCTACATTAACATCTGAACAATCAGGATGcgtcgaaaaagaagaaacaacagTACAATGTTCTAGTCATCGAAGATTTCGATCATCTCGTCCGAGATGGTGGTTTATCGCACTAGCAGATTGTTCATCAAAAACTGGTCTAAATGTGTCGTATTGGATATCGCTAACAAATGCCCCGCATGGTCATTTTTGGAAAGAACATTTTTCAGCAGACGAATTCT atatACTGCCAGAACTAATAACAATTGCTTGTATTTACGTGATACTTGTAATACTTAGTTTTTACATAGCCATACAACTAAGGGCAAGAAGACTACTACATGtttcttacaaaatatttatagcCTCGCTACTTTGTCAATTAGTAGGAATATTATTTGAGATTTATAGTTACATAAATCTTGGTTTAAGAGGGATACCAACACAAAATGCTTATTTATTAGGTCAACTTCTAGAAGCATGTTCAGACGTTTTGTACACTGTACTTATGTTATTACTGGCTCTTGGTTTTACAGTGACTAAGAGCGTTTTAACAGCCAGACAAACTCGATGGCTTATATGTTTCATTTGTCTGATTTCtttctgtcaattttcattgtaTATTTACCAATCCGATGTCTTTGATCCTGGAttggtattatatatttatgagtCACCACCAGGCTATGGATTAATAATACTGAAATTGATTGCATGGATTATATTTTCTCTTCGATGTTTTAAGACTGTTAGAAAAATGTCAACAAAACTTCATTTTTATGGTTCATTATTTTCATTGGGATCAGCATGGTTTTTATGTCATCCATTAACG gtACTCTGCATTACTTTATTAGTAGATGAGTGGGTACGAGAAAGCGTTGCTAAAGGATGTTTATTATGGACTATTTTTATGGGACACATAATGTTTTTATACATCACCAGACCATCTATGGCTAACAAACGTTTTCCATTTCATATTAGAACATGTCAAGTCATGCCTGTTGGTGGTGAAGGACAAGATCACAGTTATGAACCTCATGTTAGAACAACAAGCTCTGCATTCACTATTTCACACTTAACGCCATCTACTTTGCAATATTAA
- the LOC100646913 gene encoding uncharacterized protein LOC100646913, with translation MPRHAAWTTMIFATIIVACLLGLIVETAATIAQPKAPNFQYFERPKYRYPYYDENGRGKLLYGYGGPDLYQYKTFSALEGIH, from the exons ATGCCAAGACACGCTGCC TGGACGACCATGATCTTTGCGACAATAATCGTTGCCTGTTTACTTGGATTAATCGTTGAAACCGCGGCGACGATAGCTCAACCAAAGGCACCTAATTTCCAGTATTTCGAACG GCCTAAATATCGCTACCCATACTATGATGAAAATGGCAGGGGAAAATTACTCTATGGTTATGGAGGACCAGATTTGTATCAATACAAAACTTTCAGTGCCCTTGAGGGAATTCATTAA
- the LOC100644262 gene encoding FAD-linked sulfhydryl oxidase ALR: MSHEKPCRACMDFKSWAKSQKKAFDSEKETEKIEKKSPPVNKVKRDDCPLDKDELGSRTWSFLHTMAAYYPDNPTDEQKSDMSKFFHTFSKFYPCYVCAEDLQEQLKKTPPQTNSQSQLSQWLCMIHNEVNKKLGKPEFDCKLVDQRWRDGWLDGSCD; the protein is encoded by the exons atgtcTCACGAAAAACCTTGTCGTGCATGCATGGATTTTAAATCGTGGGCAAAGAGTCAAAAGAAGGCTTTCGATTCCGAAAAG GAAACTGAGAAAATAGAGAAGAAAAGTCCACCTGTAAATAAAGTTAAACGTGATGATTGTCCATTAGATAAAGACGAATTAGGTTCAAGAACATGGTCATTTTTACATACCATGGCAGCATATTACCCTGATAATCCAACTGATGAACAAAAGTCGGATATGTCAAAGTTCTTTCACACATTTTCCAAGTTTTATCCTTGTTATGTATGTGCAGAAGATTTACAAGAGCAATTAAAAAAAACTCCACCACAAACCAATTCACAGTCACAATTGAGTCAATGGCTTTGTATGATACATaatgaagtaaataaaaaacTTGGAAAACCTGAATTTGACTGTAAATTAGTTGACCAAAGGTGGAGAGATGGCTGGCTTGATGGTTCATGTGACTGA